Proteins from a genomic interval of Brachybacterium vulturis:
- a CDS encoding SMP-30/gluconolactonase/LRE family protein → MLADRITDSLCHHAEGPYWSDTWGGLRWVDMLAGDLLHLDPSGIVGSGTTAGRPLATEAPEGAVARIPTPSSVVACVRPAAGGGAVLAVEKGFALEDADGSITELPPLWEEDVRMNEGAIAPDGSFLCGSMAYDQRPGGAAMWRLLPDGTTTRLFGDLTISNGLAFSADGARAFYVDTPTGRVDVFDWSDQDGLVGRRPFADLSAEDGDPDGLCLDAAGNVWVAMHSGGQVFGLDEHGRVAERIAVGARQVTACTFGGEDRGTLFITTSRENLAEGEDPAAGSLFAARPGVRGPAEELVFGD, encoded by the coding sequence ATGCTCGCCGATCGCATCACTGACTCGCTCTGCCACCACGCCGAGGGTCCGTACTGGTCCGACACCTGGGGCGGTCTGCGCTGGGTGGACATGCTCGCCGGCGACCTCCTGCACCTGGATCCCTCCGGCATCGTCGGCTCCGGCACCACCGCCGGTCGGCCCCTGGCCACCGAGGCACCGGAGGGCGCCGTGGCCCGGATCCCCACGCCCAGCTCCGTGGTGGCCTGCGTACGGCCTGCCGCCGGTGGCGGGGCGGTGCTCGCGGTCGAGAAGGGGTTCGCGCTCGAGGACGCCGACGGCTCGATCACCGAGCTCCCCCCGCTGTGGGAGGAGGACGTGCGCATGAACGAGGGCGCGATCGCACCGGACGGCTCGTTCCTGTGCGGCTCGATGGCGTATGACCAGCGCCCCGGCGGGGCCGCGATGTGGCGCCTGCTGCCCGACGGCACCACCACCCGGCTGTTCGGCGACCTCACGATCTCCAACGGTCTCGCCTTCTCGGCCGACGGTGCGCGGGCGTTCTACGTGGACACCCCCACCGGGCGGGTGGACGTCTTCGACTGGTCCGACCAGGACGGCCTCGTCGGTCGCCGCCCCTTCGCGGATCTCTCCGCCGAGGACGGCGATCCCGACGGGCTCTGCCTCGATGCCGCAGGGAACGTGTGGGTGGCGATGCACTCCGGGGGCCAGGTCTTCGGGCTGGACGAGCACGGAAGGGTCGCCGAGCGGATCGCCGTGGGCGCCCGGCAGGTCACCGCCTGCACCTTCGGCGGCGAGGATCGCGGGACCCTGTTCATCACCACCAGCCGGGAGAACCTCGCGGAGGGCGAGGACCCGGCGGCCGGCTCCCTGTTCGCGGCTCGCCCCGGGGTGCGCGGCCCGGCCGAGGAGCTGGTCTTCGGCGACTGA
- a CDS encoding MIP/aquaporin family protein, producing MATIFLYEIAGTAMLTLLGGGVVANVILGKTKGNAGGWLLINFGWGLAVFAGVYTAYKTGAHINPAVTVGLLASGAPEYAPGIAVNFGNTIAYFLAELIGAFIGAVLAWLSYKNHYDHETDAGTILGTFSTGPEIRHRGWNLVTEIIATFVLVFIIVMFGNTPSGLGPLAVALLVVSIGASLGGPTGYAINPARDLGPRLAHAILPIPHKGGSDWGYSWVPIVGPLIGGALGGLVGAAL from the coding sequence ATGGCAACCATCTTCCTGTACGAAATCGCCGGCACGGCGATGCTGACCCTGCTCGGCGGCGGTGTCGTCGCCAACGTGATCCTCGGCAAGACCAAAGGCAATGCCGGCGGTTGGCTGCTGATCAACTTCGGCTGGGGCCTCGCGGTCTTCGCCGGCGTCTACACCGCCTACAAGACCGGCGCGCACATCAACCCGGCGGTCACCGTGGGTCTGCTGGCCAGTGGGGCTCCCGAGTACGCCCCCGGCATCGCGGTGAACTTCGGCAACACGATCGCCTACTTCCTCGCCGAGCTGATCGGTGCCTTCATCGGTGCCGTGCTGGCCTGGCTCTCCTACAAGAACCACTACGACCACGAGACGGACGCCGGCACCATCCTCGGCACCTTCTCCACCGGGCCCGAGATCCGCCACCGCGGCTGGAACCTGGTCACCGAGATCATCGCGACCTTCGTGCTGGTCTTCATCATCGTCATGTTCGGCAACACCCCCAGCGGGCTCGGCCCGCTGGCGGTCGCCCTGCTGGTGGTCTCGATCGGTGCCTCCCTCGGCGGGCCCACGGGCTACGCCATCAACCCGGCCCGTGACCTCGGACCGCGCCTCGCGCACGCCATCCTGCCGATCCCGCACAAGGGGGGCAGCGACTGGGGCTACTCCTGGGTCCCGATCGTCGGCCCGCTCATCGGCGGCGCCCTCGGCGGCCTCGTCGGCGCGGCGCTCTGA
- a CDS encoding carboxyltransferase domain-containing protein yields the protein MTRGPDRTPRRVRRDRSDRLEPPLAVHRAGEVALLAEYPDTRAVLAAAAAVGELAPATLLDLVPAERTLLLVGSAAQDLPVLDALLRDLPGAATQEEANAEVSVDIVYDGEDLAEVAELLEISTQALITAHSAATWTAAFGGFAPGFAYLLPDAPTDPARPVGPPWEVPRRAEPRTEVPAGAVGLAARYCGIYPRSSPGGWQLIGRTDVSLFDVDREPPALLTPGTRVRFTPRRPTARASARTAAFTQVARDAAAVPGRRGRRRGAAGAPTSGQPALEVLAPGPLTLLEDTGRPGRAASGVSCSGAFDRGAMLRANLAVGNPTAAAVLEIVAGPLRLQARAATVIAVSGARAPLVLHRADPESTDLELSPEESHELPIALDPGDRLELGPVTEGLRLVLAVRGGLRGVGAAGAVLGSLSRDTLSALGPAPLVAGDLLLVGPEERLDAVPTPVRGEDATLLDHTSPAVLDVPVHAGPRDALLGAATLRQLLATTWTVRPDSDRVGVRLDGDPLTAPSDSGSSPSEPMRPGAIQVPPSGSPVVFGPDHPTTGGYPVIAVVTREGLDALAQAATGTGLRFVAVPSSPR from the coding sequence GTGACTCGGGGCCCGGACCGCACTCCGCGTCGGGTCCGTCGCGACCGCTCCGACCGTCTCGAGCCGCCGCTGGCGGTGCACCGCGCCGGAGAGGTCGCACTGCTGGCCGAGTACCCCGACACCCGTGCCGTGCTCGCCGCAGCGGCCGCGGTGGGCGAGCTCGCCCCGGCGACTCTGCTCGACCTGGTCCCTGCCGAGCGCACGCTCCTGCTGGTGGGCAGCGCCGCCCAGGATCTGCCGGTCCTCGACGCCCTGCTGCGCGACCTCCCCGGAGCCGCGACGCAGGAGGAGGCGAACGCTGAGGTCAGCGTGGACATCGTCTACGACGGCGAGGATCTCGCCGAGGTCGCCGAGCTGCTGGAGATCAGCACGCAGGCGCTGATCACCGCGCACAGCGCGGCCACGTGGACCGCGGCCTTCGGTGGATTCGCGCCCGGTTTCGCCTACCTGCTGCCGGACGCGCCCACCGACCCCGCGCGACCCGTCGGCCCGCCATGGGAGGTGCCCCGCCGGGCCGAGCCGCGCACCGAGGTGCCTGCCGGCGCCGTCGGCCTCGCCGCCCGCTACTGCGGGATCTACCCGCGCTCCTCCCCCGGCGGGTGGCAGCTGATCGGGCGCACCGACGTCTCCTTGTTCGACGTGGACCGGGAACCGCCCGCGCTGCTCACCCCCGGCACACGGGTGCGTTTCACCCCCCGGCGTCCGACGGCCCGGGCCTCCGCCCGCACAGCCGCGTTCACCCAGGTCGCGCGCGACGCGGCCGCCGTCCCCGGACGGCGGGGCAGGCGTCGAGGGGCAGCGGGGGCGCCGACGAGCGGACAGCCCGCGCTGGAGGTCCTCGCCCCCGGCCCCCTCACCCTGCTCGAGGACACCGGTCGACCCGGCCGGGCGGCGAGCGGGGTGAGCTGCTCCGGTGCCTTCGACCGCGGGGCGATGCTGCGGGCGAACCTCGCCGTGGGCAATCCGACCGCGGCAGCGGTGCTCGAGATCGTGGCCGGCCCGCTGCGGCTGCAGGCGCGGGCCGCGACGGTCATCGCCGTCTCCGGAGCCCGGGCACCGCTGGTGCTGCACCGGGCCGACCCGGAGAGCACCGACCTCGAGCTCAGCCCGGAGGAGAGCCACGAGCTGCCGATCGCCCTCGACCCCGGGGACCGGCTCGAGCTGGGCCCGGTGACGGAGGGCCTGCGACTGGTGCTGGCCGTCCGCGGCGGTCTGCGCGGGGTGGGGGCGGCAGGTGCCGTGCTCGGCTCCCTGTCCCGGGACACGCTCTCCGCGCTCGGACCGGCACCGCTCGTGGCCGGGGACCTGCTGCTCGTCGGCCCCGAGGAGAGGCTGGACGCCGTTCCCACGCCGGTCCGGGGCGAGGATGCCACGCTGCTCGATCACACCTCCCCGGCCGTGCTCGACGTCCCGGTGCACGCCGGCCCGCGGGACGCGCTGCTCGGCGCGGCGACCCTCAGGCAGCTGCTGGCCACCACCTGGACCGTGCGCCCGGACTCGGACCGGGTGGGGGTACGCCTGGACGGGGACCCGCTCACCGCGCCCTCGGACTCCGGGTCGTCGCCGAGCGAACCGATGAGGCCCGGCGCGATCCAGGTGCCGCCGTCGGGATCGCCCGTCGTCTTCGGTCCCGACCATCCCACCACCGGCGGCTACCCGGTGATCGCGGTGGTCACCCGCGAGGGGCTGGATGCACTGGCGCAGGCGGCGACGGGGACCGGGCTGCGCTTCGTGGCGGTGCCGAGCAGCCCCCGCTGA
- the putP gene encoding sodium/proline symporter PutP, which produces MDLVFKIIALAVYFGAMIGIGLYAFSKTSDGEDYMLGGRQLHPFTAALSAGASDMSGWLLMGLPGALYMGGLVEAWIAIGLTVGAGLNWYFVAPRLRQYTQIAGNSITVPSFFGNRLHDRTNILRVAAGVIILVFFTFYVSSGMVAGGVFFESTFGGSYVTGMLLVACVTILYTLFGGFLGASYTDVVQGIIMMISLIAVPVVAMFVVGGPMAMFESVREVNSTFGSLTAGGTFIGIVSSAAWGLGYFGQPHIIVRFMALRSSRDAKYGFVVGMSWMIICVLGAVFTALAGLAYFQQNQDAVLTDAENGESVFLDLAQLLFHPAIAGFLLAAVLAAIMSTISSQLIVSSSALVEDLLGGIGIKLSAKGALWGGRIGVLAVSVIALILALNPDSSVLGLVAFAWAGFGAAFGPIVILSLFWRRLTTAGAATGMVAGAAVAFIWGQFAPDVAWNLFGGQHLYEIIPGFLVCLVLAIVVSLVTPRPSAKAMEEFDDMLESFRSGEARDRSAENVAATGAGPTA; this is translated from the coding sequence ATGGATCTCGTCTTCAAGATCATCGCCCTGGCCGTCTATTTCGGCGCCATGATCGGTATCGGCCTGTACGCCTTCAGCAAGACCTCGGACGGCGAGGACTACATGCTCGGCGGGCGCCAGCTGCATCCGTTCACCGCCGCGCTCTCCGCCGGTGCCTCCGACATGTCCGGCTGGCTGCTGATGGGCCTGCCCGGTGCCCTGTACATGGGCGGACTCGTCGAGGCGTGGATCGCCATCGGTCTCACCGTCGGCGCCGGCCTGAACTGGTACTTCGTCGCGCCGCGACTGCGCCAGTACACGCAGATCGCCGGTAACTCGATCACCGTGCCGAGCTTCTTCGGCAACCGTCTGCACGACCGCACGAACATCCTGCGCGTCGCGGCGGGTGTGATCATCCTGGTGTTCTTCACCTTCTACGTCTCTTCGGGCATGGTCGCCGGAGGCGTGTTCTTCGAGTCGACCTTCGGCGGCTCCTACGTGACGGGGATGCTGCTGGTCGCCTGTGTCACCATCCTGTACACGCTGTTCGGCGGGTTCCTCGGTGCCAGCTACACCGACGTCGTCCAGGGCATCATCATGATGATCTCTCTGATCGCGGTCCCCGTGGTCGCGATGTTCGTGGTCGGTGGCCCCATGGCCATGTTCGAGTCCGTGCGCGAGGTCAACTCCACCTTCGGTTCCCTGACCGCCGGCGGTACCTTCATCGGCATCGTCTCCTCGGCCGCCTGGGGCCTGGGCTACTTCGGCCAGCCGCACATCATCGTCCGCTTCATGGCGCTGCGCTCCTCCCGCGATGCCAAGTACGGTTTCGTCGTCGGCATGTCGTGGATGATCATCTGCGTCCTCGGCGCCGTGTTCACCGCCCTCGCGGGACTGGCGTACTTCCAGCAGAACCAGGACGCGGTCCTCACCGACGCCGAGAACGGCGAGTCGGTGTTCCTGGACCTCGCACAGCTCCTCTTCCACCCGGCGATCGCAGGCTTCCTGCTGGCCGCGGTGCTGGCGGCGATCATGTCCACGATCTCCTCGCAGCTGATCGTCTCCAGCTCCGCGCTGGTCGAGGACCTCTTGGGCGGCATCGGCATCAAGCTCAGCGCCAAGGGCGCCCTGTGGGGCGGACGCATCGGCGTGCTCGCCGTCTCGGTGATCGCGCTGATCCTGGCCCTGAACCCGGACAGCTCGGTGCTTGGCCTGGTCGCTTTCGCCTGGGCCGGGTTCGGCGCCGCCTTCGGCCCGATCGTCATCCTGTCGCTGTTCTGGCGCCGGCTCACCACCGCCGGTGCCGCAACGGGCATGGTCGCCGGTGCCGCGGTCGCCTTCATCTGGGGCCAGTTCGCCCCGGACGTCGCCTGGAACCTGTTCGGCGGCCAGCACCTCTACGAGATCATCCCGGGCTTCCTGGTCTGCCTGGTGCTCGCGATCGTGGTCAGCCTCGTCACCCCCCGGCCGTCTGCGAAGGCGATGGAGGAGTTCGACGACATGCTCGAGTCGTTCCGCTCCGGCGAGGCCCGAGACCGCTCGGCCGAGAACGTCGCGGCGACGGGTGCCGGCCCCACGGCCTGA
- a CDS encoding NUDIX domain-containing protein, whose amino-acid sequence MPRLLPDPAYFATLPKVITSGAVILRDEHDHLVIEKPNYRDHWLLPGGGVDAGEDARQCARREVLEELGLDLEVGRLLTVDWLPSSAVRSAPMGVHFLFDAGVIPRAQLEATVVPEAAELDDWALIPESEAHLLSPWGASRVQRALAVLRGESEVDMVTHPRR is encoded by the coding sequence ATGCCGCGATTGCTGCCCGACCCCGCCTACTTCGCCACCCTGCCCAAGGTCATCACCTCCGGCGCCGTGATCCTGCGCGACGAGCACGACCACCTGGTGATCGAGAAGCCGAACTACCGCGACCACTGGCTGCTGCCGGGCGGCGGCGTCGACGCGGGTGAGGATGCCCGCCAGTGCGCCCGGCGGGAGGTGCTCGAGGAGCTCGGACTCGATCTCGAGGTGGGGCGGCTGCTGACGGTCGACTGGCTGCCCTCGAGTGCGGTGCGCAGCGCGCCGATGGGGGTGCACTTCCTCTTCGACGCCGGCGTGATCCCCCGCGCCCAGCTGGAGGCCACCGTGGTGCCGGAGGCCGCAGAGCTCGACGACTGGGCGCTGATCCCCGAGTCCGAGGCGCATCTGCTCTCGCCCTGGGGCGCCTCCCGTGTCCAGCGCGCCCTGGCGGTGCTGCGCGGCGAGTCCGAGGTGGACATGGTGACGCACCCGCGGCGCTGA
- the glpK gene encoding glycerol kinase GlpK, producing the protein MTDQQYILSIDQGTTSTRAIVFDHDGQIVSTGQKEHEQIFPKSGWVEHDALEIWRNTRSVVGEALTGADINRHQLAGVGITNQRETTVVWDKNTGEPVHNAIVWQDTRTQKICDALAGDEGADKYKERVGLPLATYFSGPKIKWILDNVDGVRERAEAGDLLFGNTDSWLVWNLTGGSNGGVHVTDVTNASRTMLMNIDTLDWNEDIAKDMTVPLSMLPEIRSSSEVYAKGRKNDLLIDTPIAGILGDQQAATFGQACFEIGMGKNTYGTGNFMLVNTGEDLVHSENGLLTTVAYKIGDQKAVYALEGSVAVTGSLVQWVRDNLGLIKDAPEIETLAKEVDDNGGLFIVPAFSGLFAPHWRSDARGAMVGMTRFHNKSHIARAVLEATAFQSREVLDAAIADAESEGVKLTELKVDGGMVMNETLMQFQADILGVPVVRPKVIETTALGAAYAAGIAVGFWDGEQDVIDNWAEDKRWEPAMDVETRDRYMRLWRKAVERTLDWVDDDTEALYG; encoded by the coding sequence ATGACCGACCAGCAGTACATCCTCTCGATCGATCAGGGCACGACGTCCACCCGCGCGATCGTCTTCGACCATGACGGACAGATCGTCTCCACCGGCCAGAAGGAGCACGAGCAGATCTTCCCGAAGTCGGGATGGGTCGAGCACGACGCCCTGGAGATCTGGCGCAACACCCGCTCCGTGGTCGGGGAGGCCCTCACCGGCGCGGACATCAACCGCCACCAGCTCGCCGGCGTCGGCATCACCAATCAGCGCGAGACCACGGTGGTGTGGGACAAGAACACCGGCGAGCCGGTCCACAATGCGATCGTCTGGCAGGACACCCGCACCCAGAAGATCTGCGACGCGCTCGCAGGCGACGAGGGTGCGGACAAGTACAAGGAGCGGGTGGGGCTGCCGCTGGCGACCTACTTCTCCGGCCCGAAGATCAAGTGGATCCTCGACAACGTCGACGGGGTGCGCGAGCGGGCAGAAGCCGGTGACCTGCTGTTCGGCAACACCGACTCCTGGCTGGTGTGGAACCTGACCGGCGGCAGCAACGGCGGCGTCCACGTCACGGACGTCACCAACGCCTCGCGCACGATGCTCATGAACATCGACACCCTCGACTGGAACGAGGACATCGCGAAGGACATGACCGTCCCGCTGTCGATGCTCCCGGAGATCCGCTCCTCCTCCGAGGTGTACGCCAAGGGCCGCAAGAACGACCTGCTCATCGACACTCCGATCGCCGGCATCCTCGGCGATCAGCAGGCCGCGACCTTCGGCCAGGCCTGCTTCGAGATCGGCATGGGCAAGAACACCTACGGCACCGGCAACTTCATGCTGGTCAACACCGGCGAGGACCTGGTCCACAGCGAGAACGGGCTGCTCACCACGGTCGCCTACAAGATCGGCGACCAGAAGGCGGTCTACGCCCTCGAGGGCTCGGTCGCGGTGACCGGCTCGCTGGTGCAGTGGGTGCGCGACAACCTCGGGCTCATCAAGGACGCCCCCGAGATCGAGACCCTCGCCAAGGAGGTCGACGACAACGGCGGCCTGTTCATCGTCCCGGCCTTCTCGGGCCTGTTCGCCCCGCACTGGCGCTCCGACGCCCGCGGCGCGATGGTGGGCATGACCCGCTTCCACAACAAGTCGCACATCGCCCGTGCGGTGCTGGAGGCCACGGCCTTCCAGTCCCGTGAGGTGCTGGACGCGGCGATCGCCGATGCGGAGTCCGAGGGCGTCAAGCTCACCGAGCTCAAGGTTGACGGCGGCATGGTCATGAACGAGACGCTCATGCAGTTCCAGGCCGACATCCTCGGCGTGCCGGTGGTGCGTCCGAAGGTCATCGAGACCACCGCGCTCGGCGCCGCCTACGCGGCCGGCATCGCGGTGGGCTTCTGGGACGGCGAGCAGGACGTCATCGACAACTGGGCCGAGGACAAGCGCTGGGAGCCCGCGATGGACGTCGAGACCCGCGACCGCTACATGCGCCTGTGGCGCAAGGCCGTCGAGCGCACCCTGGACTGGGTCGACGACGACACCGAGGCGCTGTACGGCTGA
- a CDS encoding glycerol-3-phosphate dehydrogenase/oxidase, with protein MSDQQRSALTPAGRAEHLSRLRAATAEEPLDVLVVGGGVNGAGAAFDAATRGLSVGLVETHDWASGTSSRSSKLMHGGLRYLQMLDFSLVAEALRERDLLLTHTAPHLVKPIKFVFPFFKKVVDRAFIGSGVMLYDAMQSIGRKRAVPMHRHLLHDKMLEVFPALDGEKAVGALEYYDAQVDDARFVMMLVRSAAEHDAAVANYTTVIEYLHEGARVVGARVRDEETGEEFDVHARETILAGGVWTQDQQELAGADAGLEVLASKGIHITIARERIPAVPDTGIITQTEKSVLFIIPWDEYWVIGTTDTPWTQDPRDVGATAEDIDYVIEHANAVLKEDLHREDVIGVYSGLRPLLQPVKKGSKDGGSTKVSREHTVMEVEPGLTAIAGGKYTTYRVMAEDVVDFAIKDSQPGRPSLTRSIPVIGAQGYQALVRDKQEIGRRYGFDEIRVDRLLFRYGALLSDVLALIDEDQSLATPLEHAPRYLRAEALYAVRAEGARHLADVLERRTRLDYETRDRGVAAADEIAALLAGELGWDTATVQREVETYRAFIEARLAGETTASDAEAAARIARVPEVPDQH; from the coding sequence GTGTCCGATCAGCAGCGGTCCGCCCTCACCCCCGCGGGCCGGGCGGAGCATCTCTCCCGCCTCCGCGCCGCCACAGCGGAGGAACCCCTGGACGTGCTCGTCGTCGGAGGCGGCGTGAACGGCGCCGGTGCCGCCTTCGACGCGGCCACCCGCGGCCTCTCCGTCGGGCTCGTCGAGACCCATGACTGGGCCTCCGGCACCTCCTCGCGCTCCTCCAAGCTGATGCACGGCGGCCTGCGCTACCTGCAGATGCTCGACTTCTCGCTGGTCGCCGAGGCGCTGCGTGAGCGCGACCTGCTGCTCACCCACACCGCCCCGCATCTGGTCAAGCCCATCAAGTTCGTCTTCCCCTTCTTCAAGAAGGTCGTGGACCGCGCCTTCATCGGCTCCGGCGTGATGCTCTACGACGCGATGCAGTCCATCGGGCGCAAGCGCGCCGTGCCCATGCACCGCCACCTCCTGCACGACAAGATGCTCGAGGTCTTCCCGGCGCTGGACGGCGAGAAGGCCGTCGGCGCGCTGGAGTACTACGACGCGCAGGTGGATGATGCCCGCTTCGTGATGATGCTGGTGCGCTCCGCCGCGGAGCACGACGCCGCGGTCGCCAACTACACCACCGTGATCGAGTACCTCCACGAGGGCGCTCGCGTCGTCGGGGCGCGGGTGCGCGACGAGGAGACCGGCGAGGAGTTCGACGTCCATGCCCGCGAGACGATCCTCGCCGGCGGTGTCTGGACGCAGGATCAGCAGGAGCTGGCCGGGGCCGATGCCGGCCTCGAGGTGCTCGCCTCCAAGGGCATCCACATCACCATCGCCCGCGAGCGGATCCCTGCCGTGCCGGACACCGGCATCATCACCCAGACCGAGAAGTCGGTCCTGTTCATCATCCCCTGGGACGAGTACTGGGTCATCGGCACCACCGACACCCCCTGGACCCAGGACCCGCGGGACGTCGGCGCGACCGCCGAGGACATCGACTACGTCATCGAGCACGCCAACGCGGTGCTGAAGGAGGACCTCCACCGCGAGGACGTGATCGGCGTCTACTCCGGTCTCAGGCCCCTGCTGCAGCCGGTGAAGAAGGGCAGCAAGGACGGCGGTTCGACGAAGGTCTCCCGCGAGCACACCGTCATGGAGGTCGAGCCCGGCCTGACCGCGATCGCCGGCGGCAAGTACACCACCTACCGGGTGATGGCCGAGGACGTCGTCGACTTCGCGATCAAGGACTCCCAGCCCGGCCGTCCCAGCCTGACCCGCTCGATCCCCGTGATCGGCGCCCAGGGATACCAGGCCCTGGTGCGCGACAAGCAGGAGATCGGCCGACGGTACGGCTTCGACGAGATCCGCGTGGATCGCCTGCTCTTCCGCTACGGCGCACTGCTGAGCGACGTGCTCGCCCTGATCGACGAGGACCAGAGCCTCGCCACCCCGCTCGAGCACGCACCGCGCTACCTGCGCGCCGAGGCGCTGTACGCGGTGCGCGCCGAAGGTGCCCGGCACCTGGCCGACGTGCTCGAGCGCCGCACCCGCCTGGACTACGAGACCCGTGATCGCGGGGTGGCCGCGGCGGACGAGATCGCCGCGCTGCTGGCCGGAGAGCTCGGCTGGGACACCGCCACCGTGCAGCGCGAGGTCGAGACGTACCGCGCGTTCATCGAGGCGCGACTGGCCGGCGAGACCACCGCATCGGATGCGGAGGCCGCCGCCCGGATCGCGAGAGTGCCGGAGGTGCCCGACCAGCACTGA
- a CDS encoding MFS transporter yields MTMSSSTTTPQTPLPAHGPLTRSQRLDRLPFTRRHGRLLGASGIGWALDAMDVGLISFVIAALSVHWELSKADGSLIASAGFAGMAIGASVGGLLADRIGRRSVFALTLLIYGLATGASALAMGVGALIVLRFIVGLGLGAELPVASTLMSEFAPARIRGRVIVWLEAFWALGWILAAVIGTFVAASGPTGWRWALAVGLVPAVYSLVIRLGMPESVRFLEKQGRTEEAERVVRSFEASAGLDAPSPAAPAAGAERAEHAERADSAERTPAAARVEADATTAIPAADPIEGTGGIWSRPLRARTAGLWAVWFCINLSYYGAFIWIPTLLVDRGFDLTRSFTFTLVITLAQIPGYAVAAWLIEEFGRRWTLTVFLSGSAVAASFYGLAETEWMILAAGCALSFFNLGAWGALYAIGPELYPTRVRGTGTGAAAAFGRIASMAAPFLVPVFLVAGGQVFVFAAFSTFFLLAAAAAFTLPEQRGKALAE; encoded by the coding sequence ATGACGATGAGCTCTTCGACCACCACGCCGCAGACACCGCTCCCGGCCCACGGTCCGCTGACCAGGTCGCAGCGCCTGGACCGCCTGCCCTTCACCCGCAGGCACGGCAGGCTGCTGGGCGCCTCCGGCATCGGCTGGGCGCTGGACGCGATGGATGTCGGCCTGATCTCCTTCGTGATCGCGGCCCTCAGCGTCCACTGGGAGCTGAGCAAGGCCGACGGCTCGCTGATCGCGTCGGCCGGATTCGCCGGGATGGCGATCGGCGCCAGCGTGGGCGGCCTGCTGGCCGACCGCATCGGTCGCCGCTCCGTCTTCGCCCTGACGCTGCTGATCTACGGCCTGGCCACCGGCGCCTCGGCGCTGGCGATGGGTGTGGGCGCCCTGATCGTGCTGCGCTTCATCGTGGGCCTGGGCCTCGGCGCCGAACTGCCGGTCGCCTCGACCCTGATGAGCGAGTTCGCCCCGGCCCGGATCCGTGGCCGCGTGATCGTCTGGCTCGAGGCCTTCTGGGCGCTGGGCTGGATCCTCGCCGCTGTGATCGGCACCTTCGTCGCCGCCTCCGGGCCGACCGGCTGGCGATGGGCGCTCGCCGTCGGCCTGGTGCCCGCGGTCTACTCGCTGGTGATCCGGCTGGGGATGCCCGAATCGGTGCGCTTCCTGGAGAAGCAGGGACGGACCGAGGAGGCGGAGCGCGTGGTGCGCAGCTTCGAGGCCTCCGCCGGGCTCGACGCCCCGTCGCCTGCCGCCCCCGCAGCCGGCGCGGAGCGTGCAGAGCATGCGGAGCGCGCAGACAGCGCAGAACGCACCCCCGCCGCGGCCCGAGTCGAGGCAGACGCCACCACCGCGATCCCGGCCGCGGACCCGATCGAGGGAACCGGCGGGATCTGGTCCCGGCCCCTCCGCGCCCGCACCGCCGGCCTGTGGGCGGTGTGGTTCTGCATCAACCTGTCCTACTACGGCGCGTTCATCTGGATCCCGACGCTGCTGGTGGACCGCGGCTTCGATCTCACCCGCTCCTTCACCTTCACCCTCGTCATCACCCTCGCCCAGATCCCCGGATACGCGGTGGCGGCCTGGCTGATCGAGGAGTTCGGGCGGCGCTGGACGCTGACCGTCTTCCTCTCGGGCTCGGCCGTGGCCGCCTCCTTCTACGGCCTCGCAGAGACGGAATGGATGATCCTCGCGGCCGGCTGCGCGCTGAGCTTCTTCAACCTCGGCGCCTGGGGTGCGCTGTACGCGATCGGGCCGGAGCTCTATCCCACCCGAGTGCGCGGCACGGGCACCGGCGCGGCCGCCGCCTTCGGGCGCATCGCCTCGATGGCGGCGCCATTCTTGGTACCGGTGTTCCTGGTCGCCGGCGGGCAGGTGTTCGTCTTCGCCGCCTTCTCGACCTTCTTCCTCCTGGCCGCGGCCGCCGCCTTCACCCTGCCCGAGCAGCGAGGCAAGGCGCTGGCGGAGTAG